A section of the Echeneis naucrates chromosome 12, fEcheNa1.1, whole genome shotgun sequence genome encodes:
- the ppwd1 gene encoding peptidylprolyl isomerase domain and WD repeat-containing protein 1, translated as MAERENDVELKRKADENQDGGGNEEDDEWVGPMPNEATKAKKRKVLEYERVYLDNLPSAAMYERSYMHRDVLTHLVTTKTDFVLTASQDGHVKFWKKKEDEGIEFVKHFRSHLGVIESIAVSAEGALFCSVGDDQAMKVFDVVNFDMINMLKLGYLPGQCEWIYNPGDAISTVACSEKSTGKIFVYDGRGDNKPLHVFDKMHSSPLSQIRLNPKYRVIVSADKVGMLEYWTGLPSEFKFPKHMDWEYKTDTDLYEFAKHKTYPTSLAFSPDGKKMATIASDRKVRIFRFLTGKLMRVFDESLTMFTELQQMRQQLPDMEFGRRMAVERELEKVDGIRLTNIIFDETGHFVLYGTMLGIKVINVETNRCVRILGKLENIRVIQLSLFQGIAKTMQVAPTVEMKASDNPALGNVEPDPTIFCTAFKKNRFYMFTKREPEDTKSADSDRDIFNEKPSKEEVMAATQAEGPKRVSDSAIIHTTMGDIHIKLFPVECPKTVENFCVHSRNGYYNGHLFHRVIKGFMIQTGDPTGTGMGGESIWGGEFEDEFHATLRHDRPYTLSMANAGAGTNGSQFFVTVVPTPWLDNKHTVFGRCTKGMEVVQRISNIKVNPKTDKPYEDINIINITIK; from the exons ATGGCGGAGCGAGAAAACGATGTGGAGTTAAAACgaaaagcagatgaaaatcAGGATGGAGGTGGAAACGAAGAGGATGATGAATGGGTCGGGCCGATGCCCAACGAAGCCACGAAGGCCAAGAAAAGGAAAG tTTTGGAATATGAGCGTGTTTACCTGGACAACCTGCCTTCAGCTGCGATGTACGAACGGAGCTACATGCACAGAGACGTTTTAACACATTTAGTCACTACCAA GACTGACTTCGTCCTCACAGCCAGTCAGGATGGCCATGTCAAGTtctggaagaagaaagaggatgaAGGGATAGAGTTTGTTAAACACTTTCGAAGTCATCTTG GTGTGATTGAAAGCATTGCAGTCAGTGCTGAAGGAGCCCTTTTCTGTTCAGTTGGTGACGATCAGGCCATGAAAGTATTTGATGTCGTCAACTTTGACATGATCAATATGCTGAAGTTGGG CTATCTACCAGGCCAGTGTGAGTGGATCTACAATCCCGGAGATGCAATTTCCACAGTGGCCTGCTCGGAAAAATCCACAGGGAAGATCTTCGTCTATGATGGACGGGGAGACAACAAGCCCCTTCATGTCTTTGACAAAATGCACTCCTCACCACTGTCCCAAATCCGCCTGAATCCCAAATACAGAGTCATTGTTTCTGCTGACAAAGTGGGAATGCTGGAATACTGGACTGGCCTCCCAAGTGAATTCAAATTCCCCAAACACATGGATTGGGaatacaaaacagacacagacctgTATGAatttgcaaaacacaaaacttatCCCACAAGCCTTGCATTTTCTCCCgatgggaaaaaaatggccACCATTGCCTCTGACAGGAAAGTCAGGATCTTTCGATTCCTAACTGGGAAACTGATGAGAGTGTTCGATGAGTCGTTAACG ATGTTCACAGAGTTGCAGCAGATGAGGCAGCAGCTGCCTGACATGGAGTTTGGAAGGAGAATGGCTGtggagagagagctggagaaggTGGATGGCATCAGACTGACAAACATCATCTTTGACGAGACTGGCCACTTTGTGCTCTATGGAACTATGCTGGGTATCAAGGTCATCAATGTGGAAACCAACAG ATGTGTGCGCATCCTTGGGAAGCTGGAGAACATCCGTGTGATCCAGCTGAGTTTGTTCCAGGGAATAGCAAAGACCATGCAAGTGGCTCCCACTGTGGAGATGAAGGCATCTGATAATCCTGCCTTAGGAAACGTGGAGCCCGACCCCACCATATTCTGCACGGCATTTAAGAAGAACCGCTTCTACATG TTCACAAAAAGAGAACCAGAGGACACGAAGAGCGCAGACTCAGACAGAGACATCTTTAATGAGAAACCTTCCAAGGAAGAAGTGATGGCTGCGACACAGGCTGAGGGCCCTAAGAGGGTGTCTGACAGCGCCATCATCCACACCACCATGGGAGACATTCACATCAAGCTCTTCCCTGTAGA atGCCCAAAAACTGTGGAGAATTTCTGCGTCCACAGTAGGAATGGCTATTACAACGGGCACTTGTTCCACAGAGTGATCAAG GGCTTCATGATTCAGACAGGAGACCCCACAGGCACGGGTATGGGTGGAGAGAGCATCTGGGGTGGAGAGTTTGAGGACGAGTTCCATGCCACACTGAGGCACGACCGCCCGTACACACTCAGTATGGCGAACGCAGGCGCCGGCACCAACGGCTCACAGTTTTTTGTCACTGTTGTACCGACT CCTTGGCTTGACAACAAGCACACGGTGTTTGGAAGGTGTACGAAGGGCATGGAGGTGGTCCAGAGGATCTCCAACATCAAAGTGAACCCCAAGACCGACAAGCCGTACGAAGACATCAACATTATCAACATCACCATAAAATGA
- the trim23 gene encoding E3 ubiquitin-protein ligase TRIM23 isoform X1 encodes MAAAAGINKQGAGATMEPCIRHGRGASGSTVKVLECGVCEDVFSLQGDKVPRLLLCGHTVCHDCLTRLPLHGRAVRCPFDRQVTELGDSGVWGLKKNFALLELLERLQNGATNQSGMAEDALKGMGECIIRCDEDESHTASMYCTVCATHLCADCSQLTHSTRTLAKHRRVPLADKPHEKTLCPQHQVHAIEFVCLEEACQSGPLMCCVCKEYGKHQGHKHAVLETEANQIRASILDMAHCIRTFTDEVSEYSRKLVGIVQQIEGGEQIVEDGVGMAHTEHVPGTAESARSCVRAYFADLHETLCRQEEMALSVVDAHVRERLIWLRQQQEDMTILLSQVSTACLHCEKTLQQDDCRVVLAKQEISCLLETLQKQQHQFTELADHIQLDAGIPVTFTKDNRVHIGPKMEIRVVTLGLDGAGKTTILFKLKQDEFMQPIPTIGFNVETVEYKNLKFTIWDVGGKHKLRPLWKHYYLNTQAVVFVIDSCHRDRLMEAHSELAKLLTEKELRDALLLIFANKQDVPGAVSVEEMTELLSLHKLCCGRSWHIQGCDARSGMGLHEGLDWLSRQLVAAGVLDVA; translated from the exons ATGGCGGCCGCTGCAGGAATAAACAAGCAGGGGGCCGGAGCTACGATGGAGCCCTGCATCCGACACGGCAGGGGAGCGAGTGGGAGCACGGTGAAG GTCCTGGAGTGCGGTGTGTGTGAGGACGTCTTCTCTCTCCAAGGGGACAAGGTGCCCCGTCTTTTGCTCTGTGGTCACACAGTGTGCCACGACTGTCTCACCCGGTTGCCCCTGCATGGCAGAGCGGTCCGCTGCCCCTTTGACAGACAGGTCACTGAGCTTG GGGACTCTGGAGTTTGGGGTCTGAAGAAGAATTTTGCTCTGCTTGAACTCTTGGAGCGACTCCAGAATGGAGCCACCAACCAGTCGGGAATGGCGGAGGACGCTCTGAAAGGCATGGGAGAA TGCATAATACGATGTGATGAGGACGAGAGCCACACGGCGTCCATGTACTGCACCGTGTGTGCCACCCACCTGTGTGCTGACTGCTCCCAGCTCACCCACTCCACCCGCACTCTGGCAAAACACCGCCGGGTGCCGCTAGCAGATAAGCCACATGAGAAGACCCTGTGCCCGCAGCATCAGGTCCACGCCATCGAGTTCGTCTGCCTGGAGGAGGCCTGTCAGTCTGGGCCTctcatgtgctgtgtgtgtaaggAGTACGGCAAACACCAGGGACATAAG CACGCTGTTCTCGAGACTGAAGCAAATCAGATCCGTGCCTCCATTTTGGACATGGCCCACTGTATCCGTACCTTCACAGACGAGGTGTCCGAGTATTCCCGGAAGCTGGTCGGCATCGTGCAGCAAATAGAAGGTGGAGAGCAGATAGTGGAGGATGGAGTCGGCATGGCGCACACCGAACAT GTTCCCGGCACAGCAGAGAGCGCGCGCTCCTGTGTCCGGGCCTACTTCGCCGACCTCCACGAGACCCTGTGCCGGCAGGAGGAGATGGCGCTGAGTGTGGTGGATGCTCACGTCAGGGAGAGGCTGATCTggctgaggcagcagcaggaggacatGACCATCCTGCTTTCTCAGGTGTCCACAGCCTGCCTGCACTGTGAGAAGACACTTCAGCAG GATGACTGCAGAGTTGTGCTGGCAAAGCAGGAGATCAGCTGTTTGCTGGAGACCcttcagaagcagcagcatcagttcACCGAGCTGGCTGATCACATTCAACTCGACGCTGGCATCCCCGTCACCTTCACCAAG GACAACCGGGTCCACATCGGTCCAAAGATGGAGATCCGCGTCGTGACCTTGGGGCTTGATGGAGCTGGAAAGACGACCATCCTCTTCAAGTTGAAACAAGACGAGTTCATGCAACCCATCCCAACTATTG GTTTCAATGTGGAGACAGTTGAATATAAGAACTTGAAATTCACCATTTGGGATGTGGGTGGAAAACATAAGCTCAGACCGCTCTGGAAGCACTACTATCTGAACACACAAG ccgtGGTGTTTGTGATTGATAGCTGCCACAGAGACAGGCTGATGGAGGCTCACAGTGAACTGGCCAAACTCCTGACGGAGAAGGAGCTGAGGGACGCTTTACTGCTCATCTTTGCAAACAAGCAG GATGTTCCCGGCGCCgtctctgtggaggagatgacGGAGCTGCTAAGCCTCCACAAGCTGTGCTGTGGGCGGAGCTGGCACATCCAGGGCTGCGACGCCCGCAGCGGGATGGGCCTCCACGAAGGCTTGGATTGGCTCTCCAGACAGCTGGTGGCTGCTGGTGTCCTGGACGTGGCCTAa
- the trim23 gene encoding E3 ubiquitin-protein ligase TRIM23 isoform X2, giving the protein MRTRATRRPCTAPCVPPTCVLTAPSSPTPPALWQNTFVCLEEACQSGPLMCCVCKEYGKHQGHKHAVLETEANQIRASILDMAHCIRTFTDEVSEYSRKLVGIVQQIEGGEQIVEDGVGMAHTEHVPGTAESARSCVRAYFADLHETLCRQEEMALSVVDAHVRERLIWLRQQQEDMTILLSQVSTACLHCEKTLQQDDCRVVLAKQEISCLLETLQKQQHQFTELADHIQLDAGIPVTFTKDNRVHIGPKMEIRVVTLGLDGAGKTTILFKLKQDEFMQPIPTIGFNVETVEYKNLKFTIWDVGGKHKLRPLWKHYYLNTQAVVFVIDSCHRDRLMEAHSELAKLLTEKELRDALLLIFANKQDVPGAVSVEEMTELLSLHKLCCGRSWHIQGCDARSGMGLHEGLDWLSRQLVAAGVLDVA; this is encoded by the exons ATGAGGACGAGAGCCACACGGCGTCCATGTACTGCACCGTGTGTGCCACCCACCTGTGTGCTGACTGCTCCCAGCTCACCCACTCCACCCGCACTCTGGCAAAACACC TTCGTCTGCCTGGAGGAGGCCTGTCAGTCTGGGCCTctcatgtgctgtgtgtgtaaggAGTACGGCAAACACCAGGGACATAAG CACGCTGTTCTCGAGACTGAAGCAAATCAGATCCGTGCCTCCATTTTGGACATGGCCCACTGTATCCGTACCTTCACAGACGAGGTGTCCGAGTATTCCCGGAAGCTGGTCGGCATCGTGCAGCAAATAGAAGGTGGAGAGCAGATAGTGGAGGATGGAGTCGGCATGGCGCACACCGAACAT GTTCCCGGCACAGCAGAGAGCGCGCGCTCCTGTGTCCGGGCCTACTTCGCCGACCTCCACGAGACCCTGTGCCGGCAGGAGGAGATGGCGCTGAGTGTGGTGGATGCTCACGTCAGGGAGAGGCTGATCTggctgaggcagcagcaggaggacatGACCATCCTGCTTTCTCAGGTGTCCACAGCCTGCCTGCACTGTGAGAAGACACTTCAGCAG GATGACTGCAGAGTTGTGCTGGCAAAGCAGGAGATCAGCTGTTTGCTGGAGACCcttcagaagcagcagcatcagttcACCGAGCTGGCTGATCACATTCAACTCGACGCTGGCATCCCCGTCACCTTCACCAAG GACAACCGGGTCCACATCGGTCCAAAGATGGAGATCCGCGTCGTGACCTTGGGGCTTGATGGAGCTGGAAAGACGACCATCCTCTTCAAGTTGAAACAAGACGAGTTCATGCAACCCATCCCAACTATTG GTTTCAATGTGGAGACAGTTGAATATAAGAACTTGAAATTCACCATTTGGGATGTGGGTGGAAAACATAAGCTCAGACCGCTCTGGAAGCACTACTATCTGAACACACAAG ccgtGGTGTTTGTGATTGATAGCTGCCACAGAGACAGGCTGATGGAGGCTCACAGTGAACTGGCCAAACTCCTGACGGAGAAGGAGCTGAGGGACGCTTTACTGCTCATCTTTGCAAACAAGCAG GATGTTCCCGGCGCCgtctctgtggaggagatgacGGAGCTGCTAAGCCTCCACAAGCTGTGCTGTGGGCGGAGCTGGCACATCCAGGGCTGCGACGCCCGCAGCGGGATGGGCCTCCACGAAGGCTTGGATTGGCTCTCCAGACAGCTGGTGGCTGCTGGTGTCCTGGACGTGGCCTAa
- the mzt2b gene encoding mitotic-spindle organizing protein 2 isoform X2, protein MAQQPQQTLPSAPDSPALVVTSNVQKYAIKKKKVLSAEEAELFELTQAAGITVDQEVFKIIVDLLKMNVAPQAVFQTLKAMCAGQRVAESCTGESSAAAHTTSVAAAPTEPRVRSKAGAGHGEKSREASSQRVQRQSSATRGQKTKSSGSSSSSSQINST, encoded by the exons ATGGCTCAGCAACCACAACAAACGTTGCCCTCCGCCCCAGACTCCCCAGCGTTGGTGGTCACATCCAACGTGCAGAAATATGCtatcaagaagaaaaaagtccTCAGTGCTGAGGAGGCTGAGCTGTTTGAGCTGACCCAGGCTGCAGGCATCACTGTTGACCAAGAGGTCTTCAA GATCATCGTGGACCTGCTGAAGATGAACGTGGCTCCCCAAGCAGTCTTCCAGACTCTGAAGGCGATGTGTGCAGGTCAGAGGGTGGCCGAAAGCTGCACAGGAGAGTCGTCGGCTGCTGCCCACACCACGAGCGTCGCCGCAGCACCGACAGAGCCCAGAG TGCGCAGTAAAGCTGGAGCCGGCCACGGCGAGAAAAGCAGGGAGGCCTCCAGCCAGCGGGTGCAGCGGCAGTCCAGCGCCACCAGGGGACAGAAGACCAAGAGCTCCGGCAGCAGTAGTTCCTCCTCTCAGATAAACTCCACATGA
- the mzt2b gene encoding mitotic-spindle organizing protein 2 isoform X1, with the protein MAQQPQQTLPSAPDSPALVVTSNVQKYAIKKKKVLSAEEAELFELTQAAGITVDQEVFKIIVDLLKMNVAPQAVFQTLKAMCAGQRVAESCTGESSAAAHTTSVAAAPTEPREEDSLVSGKSPKPPAAAPSASGPRATRVSTKIVVYGPQDSSSPHAQVRSKAGAGHGEKSREASSQRVQRQSSATRGQKTKSSGSSSSSSQINST; encoded by the exons ATGGCTCAGCAACCACAACAAACGTTGCCCTCCGCCCCAGACTCCCCAGCGTTGGTGGTCACATCCAACGTGCAGAAATATGCtatcaagaagaaaaaagtccTCAGTGCTGAGGAGGCTGAGCTGTTTGAGCTGACCCAGGCTGCAGGCATCACTGTTGACCAAGAGGTCTTCAA GATCATCGTGGACCTGCTGAAGATGAACGTGGCTCCCCAAGCAGTCTTCCAGACTCTGAAGGCGATGTGTGCAGGTCAGAGGGTGGCCGAAAGCTGCACAGGAGAGTCGTCGGCTGCTGCCCACACCACGAGCGTCGCCGCAGCACCGACAGAGCCCAGAG AAGAGGACTCTTTGGTCTCTGGAAAGAGCCCTAaacctcctgcagcagctccctcAGCATCTGGCCCCAGAGCCACAAGGGTCAGCACAAAGATTGTGGTCTACGGTCCTCAGGACTCTAGCTCTCCTCACGCTCAAG TGCGCAGTAAAGCTGGAGCCGGCCACGGCGAGAAAAGCAGGGAGGCCTCCAGCCAGCGGGTGCAGCGGCAGTCCAGCGCCACCAGGGGACAGAAGACCAAGAGCTCCGGCAGCAGTAGTTCCTCCTCTCAGATAAACTCCACATGA